From one Amycolatopsis sp. FDAARGOS 1241 genomic stretch:
- a CDS encoding amidohydrolase family protein, whose protein sequence is MIIDIHGHYTTAPAALNRFREAQLAGERVALAPVSDDELRESVEDNQLRVLRERGGDLMLFSPKASGMAHHVEDAGVADAWARASNDLVHRVAELYPEHFAPVAQLPQTPGGNLGGVLAEIRRTVGELGFVGVNLSPDPSGTWAGKPMTDESWFPVYEVLTELDVPAMVHVSSACNPNFHTLGAHYLNADTSVFAQLLGSKLFHRFPGLRFVIPHGGGAVPYHWGRYRGLAMRNGWPDPAELLPNVFFDTCVYHQPGIDLLLGVLPAQNVLFASEMLGAVRGEDPETGIAWDDTKRYVDRTGLAGEDLAAIYEGNARRVYPRLDRRLATGCDRRPAAGCDRRPAAPGMVTR, encoded by the coding sequence GTGATCATCGACATCCACGGTCACTACACGACGGCTCCGGCGGCGCTGAACCGGTTTCGCGAGGCACAGCTGGCCGGCGAGCGGGTGGCACTGGCGCCGGTCTCGGACGACGAGCTGCGCGAAAGCGTGGAGGACAACCAGCTGCGGGTTCTCCGCGAACGCGGCGGTGACCTGATGCTGTTCTCCCCCAAGGCTTCCGGCATGGCACACCACGTCGAGGACGCCGGCGTCGCGGACGCCTGGGCGCGCGCGTCCAACGACCTCGTCCACCGCGTCGCCGAGCTGTACCCCGAGCACTTCGCCCCGGTCGCCCAGCTCCCGCAGACACCCGGGGGGAACCTCGGCGGCGTCCTGGCCGAGATCCGCCGGACCGTCGGAGAACTCGGCTTCGTGGGGGTCAACCTCAGCCCTGACCCGTCCGGAACCTGGGCAGGCAAGCCGATGACCGACGAATCGTGGTTCCCGGTCTACGAGGTCCTGACGGAACTCGACGTGCCGGCCATGGTGCACGTCTCGTCGGCGTGCAACCCGAACTTCCACACCCTCGGCGCGCATTACCTCAACGCCGACACCAGCGTGTTCGCCCAGCTGCTCGGTTCGAAGCTCTTCCACCGGTTCCCCGGTCTGCGCTTCGTGATCCCGCACGGCGGGGGAGCGGTGCCGTATCACTGGGGGCGCTACCGGGGCCTGGCGATGCGCAACGGCTGGCCGGACCCGGCCGAACTCCTGCCGAACGTCTTCTTCGACACCTGCGTCTACCACCAGCCCGGCATCGACCTCTTGCTCGGAGTACTGCCCGCACAGAACGTGCTGTTCGCGTCCGAGATGCTCGGCGCGGTTCGCGGTGAGGACCCGGAAACCGGTATCGCCTGGGACGACACGAAGCGGTACGTCGACCGCACCGGCCTGGCCGGCGAGGACTTGGCAGCGATCTACGAAGGCAACGCCCGGCGGGTCTACCCGCGCCTCGACCGGCGGCTCGCCACTGGTTGTGATCGGCGGCCCGCCGCTGGTTGTGATCGGCGGCCCGCCGCCCCGGGGATGGTGACCCGATGA
- a CDS encoding 4-carboxy-4-hydroxy-2-oxoadipate aldolase/oxaloacetate decarboxylase, translating into MTGIVVTNPPTAGAATRDGLGRFGVATIHEAQGRRGLMAAALNPIYPGAHVSGTAVTVSVAPCDNWMIHVAVEQCRPGDVLVVAPTSPSDAGYFGELLATSLKARGVRGLVIDAGCRDIAELRAMSFPVWSRAVSAEGTVKETLGSVNTPVICGGQLVEAGDVIVADDDGVVVVRRAEADEVLAASAAREEKEARLRTRYAEGELGLDVNSMRERLARKGLRYLEHDEYLKEVRDR; encoded by the coding sequence ATGACCGGGATCGTCGTGACGAATCCACCCACGGCCGGTGCCGCGACGCGCGACGGCCTGGGCCGGTTCGGGGTCGCCACCATCCACGAAGCCCAGGGGCGCCGCGGGCTGATGGCCGCCGCGCTGAACCCGATCTACCCGGGTGCCCACGTCTCGGGGACGGCCGTGACCGTGAGCGTGGCGCCGTGCGACAACTGGATGATCCACGTGGCCGTCGAGCAATGCCGGCCCGGCGACGTGCTCGTCGTCGCGCCGACGTCGCCGTCGGACGCAGGCTACTTCGGTGAGCTGCTGGCGACCTCGCTCAAGGCTCGCGGGGTCCGTGGGCTGGTCATCGACGCCGGCTGCCGCGACATCGCCGAGCTGCGGGCGATGTCGTTCCCCGTGTGGTCCCGGGCCGTGTCGGCCGAGGGCACGGTGAAGGAAACGCTCGGCTCGGTGAACACCCCCGTCATCTGCGGCGGGCAGCTCGTCGAGGCGGGTGACGTGATCGTCGCCGACGACGACGGCGTGGTCGTCGTGCGCCGCGCCGAAGCCGACGAGGTTCTCGCAGCCTCGGCGGCGCGGGAGGAGAAGGAGGCGCGCCTGCGGACTCGCTACGCCGAAGGCGAGCTCGGCCTCGACGTCAACTCGATGCGCGAACGGCTCGCCCGCAAAGGCCTGCGGTACCTGGAACACGACGAGTACCTCAAGGAGGTTCGCGACCGGTGA
- a CDS encoding zinc-binding dehydrogenase yields MVRTVQAAVRVAPGTTEMQEFALPSIDDDSALLQVEVAGICGTDVKMYANPPAVIRGRVIMGHENVGVIAQAGRRFRERHGLAEGDRVFVEHYVGCFSCEWCRLGEYRHCEATDWRTNPDGRRFGYTSAENPGTLWGGFSEYMYLPWNSVLHKIPDTITPELAGMVMPLSNGIEWALLTAGVGYADTVLIQGPGQQGLSQLVAAKTAGASKIVVSGTTRDKHRFELAKELGADEVVDVLTEDPREKIMDLTAGRGVDIVLDCTSRAGTAPVLLGVDVLKRREGTLLIQGELAAFPDFPVKKITEKAITIKSARGHSFRACELAVEQLASGRFPLEKLATHRYGIDQVDHAIRVLAGETEEDAIHISLMPSMVGQAGGAVVR; encoded by the coding sequence ATGGTCCGGACTGTGCAAGCGGCGGTGCGTGTCGCGCCCGGCACGACGGAGATGCAGGAGTTCGCACTGCCGTCGATCGACGACGACTCCGCCCTGCTGCAGGTGGAGGTCGCGGGGATCTGCGGGACGGATGTGAAGATGTACGCCAATCCACCCGCCGTGATCCGGGGCCGGGTGATCATGGGGCACGAGAACGTCGGCGTCATCGCGCAGGCGGGGCGGCGGTTCAGGGAGCGCCACGGACTGGCCGAAGGCGACCGGGTTTTCGTCGAGCACTACGTCGGGTGCTTCAGCTGCGAATGGTGCCGCCTCGGCGAGTACCGGCACTGCGAGGCGACGGACTGGCGGACCAACCCCGACGGCCGGCGCTTCGGCTACACCTCCGCGGAAAACCCCGGCACGCTCTGGGGCGGGTTCAGCGAGTACATGTACCTGCCGTGGAACTCCGTGCTCCACAAGATCCCCGACACGATCACCCCCGAGCTCGCGGGCATGGTCATGCCGCTGTCCAACGGCATCGAGTGGGCACTGCTCACCGCCGGCGTCGGGTACGCCGACACCGTCCTGATCCAGGGTCCGGGCCAGCAGGGGCTCTCGCAGCTCGTCGCCGCGAAGACGGCCGGCGCGTCGAAGATCGTGGTGTCCGGCACGACGCGCGACAAGCACCGCTTCGAGCTCGCCAAGGAACTCGGCGCGGACGAAGTCGTCGACGTGCTCACCGAAGACCCGCGCGAGAAGATCATGGACCTCACCGCCGGCCGCGGCGTCGACATCGTCCTCGACTGCACCTCGCGGGCTGGCACCGCACCGGTCCTGCTCGGGGTCGACGTCCTCAAGCGACGGGAAGGCACGCTCCTCATCCAGGGTGAGCTGGCCGCGTTCCCGGACTTCCCCGTCAAGAAGATCACCGAGAAGGCCATCACGATCAAGTCCGCGCGCGGGCACTCGTTCCGGGCCTGCGAGCTCGCCGTCGAGCAGCTCGCGTCGGGCCGCTTCCCGCTGGAGAAGCTGGCGACCCACCGCTACGGCATCGACCAGGTCGACCACGCCATCCGCGTGCTCGCCGGTGAGACCGAAGAGGACGCGATCCACATCTCCCTGATGCCCTCGATGGTCGGGCAGGCCGGCGGGGCGGTCGTCCGATGA
- a CDS encoding ABC transporter substrate-binding protein, with amino-acid sequence MAEHLLTVTRTQGNNRALKEGEVAPAGFSLAFKEEPVLVDGFRRMVRELAYDVCEMALTTYLTAREHGVRFTALPVFLVRGFHHGAILVRKGSGITEPGHLAGKRVGVNRGYTVTTGVWARAIMALEHGLDLDSVTWVLSGDEHVESYRPPRNVVPAGPGNKLADMLLAGELDAVVNVKIDSPEVVPLIANPEEAGFTALRERGFYPVNHLVVVKDEVLDAHPGVAKALFDAFAECKRRYVEQLRAGVAETADDRRYSRVMAETGDPLPYGIETNRAVLELLAEQALAQHILTKPVAVESMFAPATRELVG; translated from the coding sequence ATGGCTGAGCACCTGCTGACCGTGACCCGGACCCAGGGCAACAACCGCGCACTGAAGGAAGGCGAAGTCGCCCCCGCCGGTTTTTCCCTGGCCTTCAAGGAAGAACCGGTCCTCGTCGACGGGTTCCGGCGGATGGTCCGGGAGCTCGCGTACGACGTCTGCGAAATGGCGCTGACGACCTACCTCACCGCGCGCGAGCACGGCGTAAGGTTCACCGCGCTCCCCGTCTTCCTGGTTCGCGGGTTCCACCACGGCGCGATCCTCGTGCGGAAGGGGTCGGGGATCACCGAGCCCGGCCACCTCGCGGGGAAACGAGTCGGCGTCAACCGCGGGTACACGGTCACCACCGGCGTCTGGGCGCGCGCGATCATGGCGCTCGAACACGGTCTCGACCTGGACTCGGTCACGTGGGTCCTCAGCGGCGACGAGCACGTCGAGTCCTACCGCCCGCCCCGGAACGTCGTGCCGGCCGGCCCCGGGAACAAGCTCGCGGACATGCTGCTGGCCGGTGAGCTGGACGCCGTCGTGAACGTCAAGATCGACTCGCCCGAGGTCGTCCCTTTGATCGCGAATCCCGAGGAAGCCGGGTTCACCGCGCTGCGCGAGCGCGGCTTCTACCCCGTCAACCACCTCGTCGTGGTCAAGGACGAGGTCCTCGACGCGCACCCCGGCGTCGCAAAGGCCCTGTTCGACGCGTTCGCCGAGTGCAAGCGGCGGTACGTCGAGCAGTTGCGGGCCGGGGTCGCCGAAACGGCCGACGACCGGAGGTACTCCCGGGTGATGGCCGAGACCGGAGACCCGCTCCCCTACGGCATCGAAACCAACCGCGCTGTCCTGGAGCTGCTGGCCGAGCAGGCGCTGGCGCAGCACATCCTGACGAAACCGGTGGCCGTCGAATCGATGTTCGCGCCCGCGACCCGCGAACTGGTGGGCTGA
- a CDS encoding RpiB/LacA/LacB family sugar-phosphate isomerase → MRIAIAADHNGVRLKARLAAWLTTHGHEVDDRGSHSETELVDYPPLCADVSRRVTDGRADAGVIVGGSGQGEVIACNKIRGVRAGLGHTSFMVEISRGNNDANVLVLGTKVITDDEAERLLALWLSTPFKGGPHQRRVDQITELEA, encoded by the coding sequence GTGCGGATCGCGATCGCCGCCGATCACAACGGCGTCCGGCTCAAGGCGCGCCTCGCCGCCTGGCTCACCACCCACGGCCACGAGGTGGACGACCGCGGCTCGCACAGCGAGACGGAGCTTGTCGACTACCCGCCGCTCTGCGCCGACGTGAGCCGGCGGGTCACCGATGGCAGGGCGGATGCCGGTGTCATCGTCGGAGGGAGTGGACAGGGCGAAGTCATCGCCTGCAACAAGATCCGGGGCGTCCGCGCGGGACTCGGGCACACCTCGTTCATGGTCGAGATCTCGCGCGGCAACAACGACGCCAACGTGCTCGTGCTGGGCACGAAGGTGATCACGGACGACGAAGCGGAACGACTGCTCGCACTGTGGCTGTCGACGCCGTTCAAGGGCGGGCCCCACCAGCGGCGCGTCGACCAGATCACCGAGCTGGAAGCCTGA
- a CDS encoding 2,3-bisphosphoglycerate-dependent phosphoglycerate mutase, producing the protein MTPLVLLRHGESTANAGDVFAGHLDVPLTPAGVLEAHAAAAALAGWCPDAVHASPLVRASGTAEIVGSRLAPGVAVERHAALVERHYGVLQGLRRADARARFGAESVACWRRSPAGVPPGGESLEMLHERLRPYWLEVLMPRLESGRSVLVVAHGNSLRMLLAHVSGLELCDAIAVEIPTAAPLRPEVRLPAR; encoded by the coding sequence GTGACCCCACTGGTCCTGCTTCGCCACGGTGAAAGTACGGCCAACGCGGGGGATGTCTTCGCCGGGCACCTCGATGTCCCGCTGACGCCGGCGGGTGTCCTCGAGGCGCACGCCGCCGCGGCCGCGCTCGCCGGCTGGTGCCCGGACGCTGTGCATGCCTCACCCCTGGTTCGGGCGTCCGGCACCGCCGAGATCGTCGGAAGCCGGCTCGCGCCGGGAGTGGCGGTGGAGCGCCACGCCGCACTCGTCGAGCGTCATTACGGTGTCCTGCAAGGACTTCGGCGCGCCGACGCGCGGGCCCGGTTCGGTGCCGAATCGGTCGCGTGCTGGCGGCGGTCGCCGGCCGGTGTGCCTCCCGGCGGGGAGAGCCTGGAGATGCTGCACGAGCGGCTGAGGCCGTATTGGCTGGAAGTGCTGATGCCGCGGCTGGAATCGGGCCGTTCGGTGCTCGTGGTCGCCCACGGCAACTCGCTGCGCATGCTGCTGGCTCACGTGAGCGGCCTGGAACTGTGCGACGCGATCGCCGTCGAGATCCCGACAGCCGCCCCGCTCCGGCCGGAGGTCAGGCTTCCAGCTCGGTGA
- a CDS encoding alpha/beta fold hydrolase → MPVAVLEGIATRYRTVGDGPPLLMFSPGGFDSSLDNWTSFGRYRELGFVDALASDYTCIVFDRRESGRSGGRVERLDWPGYVRQALGLLDHLGIDEAHTMGGCVGCSTAAALAVAAPDRVRSMVLFSPAGGPRYRMAQHRRFVRHLAYVAEHGLPAVVGLAQSTTAGFSSDPRVGPWAAPLRTDEDFAKEYAALDPARYDLLVTGSVRGLFDRDTVPGVEPEELMSCDVPALIVPGQDTSHAPSAARYLQECLPVHEYWDVPVAEQTAATAPARVLEFLRGRDR, encoded by the coding sequence ATGCCCGTCGCCGTGCTGGAAGGAATCGCCACGCGTTACCGGACTGTCGGCGACGGCCCGCCGCTGCTGATGTTCAGCCCGGGCGGCTTCGACTCCAGTTTGGACAATTGGACGAGCTTCGGGCGGTATCGCGAACTCGGCTTCGTCGACGCGTTGGCATCCGACTACACCTGCATCGTGTTCGACCGGCGCGAATCGGGACGCTCGGGTGGCCGGGTCGAGCGCCTGGACTGGCCGGGGTACGTCCGCCAGGCGCTCGGGCTGCTCGACCACCTCGGGATCGACGAGGCGCACACCATGGGCGGGTGCGTCGGCTGCTCGACCGCGGCCGCGCTCGCGGTCGCGGCGCCGGACCGGGTGCGCAGCATGGTGTTGTTCTCGCCTGCCGGCGGGCCCCGTTACCGGATGGCGCAGCACCGCCGGTTCGTCCGGCACCTCGCCTACGTCGCCGAGCACGGGCTGCCGGCGGTCGTCGGCCTGGCTCAGTCGACGACCGCCGGCTTCAGCAGCGACCCGCGCGTGGGCCCGTGGGCCGCGCCGCTGCGCACCGACGAGGACTTCGCCAAGGAGTACGCCGCGCTCGATCCGGCGCGGTACGACCTGCTCGTGACCGGCTCCGTGCGCGGTCTGTTCGACCGCGACACCGTCCCGGGCGTGGAGCCCGAGGAGCTGATGAGCTGTGACGTCCCGGCGCTGATCGTGCCCGGGCAGGACACCTCGCACGCCCCTTCGGCCGCCCGCTACCTCCAGGAATGCCTGCCGGTGCACGAGTACTGGGACGTCCCGGTCGCCGAGCAGACCGCCGCCACCGCGCCCGCGCGGGTCCTCGAGTTCCTGCGCGGGCGAGACCGGTGA
- a CDS encoding 3-methyl-2-oxobutanoate hydroxymethyltransferase, giving the protein MKRRGEKSVCFVAWDYQMARIVDRVGVEIVSVGDTVGVNLWGQSHPLEITFDEVLVVAKAARRGVRRALLSCDFPFGPLQRGAASAVDAAIRLVKEAGVDLVKLDGAADFPEAVEAVTRAGVPVFAQFGITPQTALKYGIEYSAASVAQVPDEMLDELVAEARRLESAGAVALNFTNSGPVVGPAVVDAVAVPVLGGFGGGPWLDGRIRLATAAIGYNAANVDADVDTYANVARLAFDALTECAADIRGGRQIRGGIKVPQNQRARS; this is encoded by the coding sequence ATGAAGAGGCGCGGCGAGAAGAGCGTGTGTTTCGTAGCCTGGGACTACCAGATGGCCCGCATCGTCGACCGGGTCGGCGTGGAGATCGTGTCGGTCGGCGACACCGTCGGGGTCAACCTGTGGGGGCAGTCCCATCCGCTCGAGATCACCTTCGACGAGGTGCTCGTCGTCGCGAAGGCGGCCCGGCGGGGTGTTCGGCGGGCGCTGCTCAGTTGCGACTTCCCGTTCGGCCCGCTTCAGCGGGGTGCGGCCAGTGCCGTCGACGCGGCGATCAGGCTGGTCAAGGAGGCAGGCGTCGACCTGGTGAAGCTCGACGGCGCGGCCGACTTCCCGGAGGCGGTCGAGGCGGTCACCCGGGCGGGCGTTCCGGTCTTCGCGCAGTTCGGGATCACGCCGCAGACCGCGCTCAAGTACGGAATCGAGTATTCCGCCGCCAGCGTCGCACAGGTGCCCGACGAGATGCTGGACGAGCTGGTCGCCGAAGCCCGGCGGCTCGAATCGGCGGGTGCGGTCGCGCTCAACTTCACCAACTCCGGCCCGGTTGTCGGGCCGGCGGTGGTCGACGCCGTGGCGGTTCCCGTGCTAGGCGGGTTCGGCGGCGGTCCGTGGCTCGACGGGCGGATCCGGTTGGCCACGGCGGCCATCGGCTACAACGCGGCCAACGTCGACGCCGACGTCGACACCTACGCCAACGTCGCCCGGCTCGCCTTCGACGCCCTGACCGAGTGCGCCGCGGACATCCGGGGCGGGCGGCAGATCCGCGGCGGGATCAAGGTGCCCCAGAACCAGAGGGCACGGAGCTGA
- a CDS encoding Rieske 2Fe-2S domain-containing protein, with translation MLRTEINELLTQTGPGTKMGRLFRRFWQPVLLAEELPADDCPPVRVKVLSERLIAFRDSQGRYGLMDEFCAHRGVSLWFGRNEEGGLRCPYHGWKYDYTGQAIEVPSEPETSNFCANVKLKSYPMVKRGDVLWAYLGDPETQPPLPEWEFVTVPEGQAFTSKRFQECNWLQALEGGIDSSHVTFLHSGSLDSDPLFKGSKGNAYNRADLKPFFEVVDYEGGLLIGARRSAEEGHYYWRVTPWVLPNFTMVPPRADHPLHGHFWVPIDDENCWAWSFDYHPTRQLESDEVSAMRAGLGVHSANDENYRPLANKDNDYLMDREAQRRGETYSGIKGIALQDSSLQESMGPIVDRTKERLVATDAGIIKARQKLRKAALALADEGVEPVGNRPQDQKVRSVAIVLPADQSFVEGIGEAMVAKPGVPQTTV, from the coding sequence GTGCTCCGAACAGAGATCAACGAACTGCTGACGCAGACGGGGCCGGGCACCAAGATGGGCCGCCTGTTCCGGCGCTTCTGGCAGCCCGTGCTCCTGGCCGAGGAGCTGCCCGCCGACGATTGCCCGCCCGTGCGGGTCAAGGTCCTCTCGGAGCGGCTGATCGCCTTCCGGGACTCGCAGGGCCGGTACGGCCTGATGGACGAGTTCTGCGCGCACCGCGGCGTCTCGCTCTGGTTCGGGCGCAACGAGGAGGGGGGTCTCCGCTGCCCTTACCACGGCTGGAAGTACGACTACACCGGTCAGGCGATCGAGGTCCCGAGCGAGCCCGAGACCAGCAACTTCTGCGCCAACGTCAAGCTCAAGTCGTACCCGATGGTCAAGCGGGGTGATGTGCTGTGGGCCTACCTCGGTGACCCCGAGACGCAGCCGCCGCTCCCGGAATGGGAATTCGTGACCGTCCCGGAGGGTCAGGCGTTCACCTCGAAGCGCTTCCAGGAGTGCAACTGGCTGCAGGCGCTGGAAGGGGGCATCGACTCGAGCCACGTCACCTTCCTGCACTCGGGCAGCCTGGACAGCGATCCGCTGTTCAAAGGCTCGAAAGGCAACGCCTACAACCGGGCGGACCTGAAGCCGTTCTTCGAAGTCGTCGACTACGAGGGTGGCCTGCTCATCGGTGCCCGCCGCAGCGCGGAGGAGGGGCACTACTACTGGCGGGTGACCCCGTGGGTGCTGCCGAACTTCACCATGGTCCCCCCGCGCGCCGACCACCCGCTGCACGGCCACTTCTGGGTGCCGATCGACGACGAGAACTGCTGGGCCTGGAGCTTCGATTACCACCCGACGCGCCAGCTCGAGAGCGACGAGGTGTCCGCCATGCGGGCGGGCCTGGGGGTGCACAGCGCGAACGACGAGAACTACCGGCCGCTCGCGAACAAGGACAACGACTACCTCATGGACCGCGAGGCGCAGCGGCGCGGGGAGACCTACTCCGGCATCAAGGGCATCGCGCTGCAGGACTCGTCCCTGCAGGAGTCGATGGGGCCGATCGTCGACCGGACCAAGGAACGCCTCGTCGCGACCGACGCGGGCATCATCAAGGCCCGCCAGAAGCTCCGCAAGGCGGCGCTGGCGCTGGCCGACGAGGGCGTCGAGCCGGTCGGCAACCGCCCGCAGGACCAGAAGGTCCGCTCGGTCGCCATCGTGCTGCCCGCCGACCAGTCCTTTGTAGAGGGAATCGGCGAGGCGATGGTCGCCAAGCCGGGCGTCCCGCAGACAACGGTCTGA
- a CDS encoding 2Fe-2S iron-sulfur cluster-binding protein, with protein sequence MPKVVYVDDAGGERAVDVSVGESVMSAAVRAGVPGIVGECGGCLSCGTCHVWVREEFLDQVGEAGDMEDDLLDLAVGDRRAGSRLSCQIEVTPELDGLIVDVPGEQVV encoded by the coding sequence ATGCCGAAGGTCGTGTACGTCGACGACGCCGGCGGGGAGCGGGCTGTCGACGTCTCCGTGGGGGAGAGCGTCATGAGCGCGGCCGTGCGTGCGGGGGTGCCAGGGATCGTCGGCGAGTGCGGCGGCTGCCTTTCGTGCGGCACCTGCCACGTGTGGGTCCGCGAGGAATTCCTGGATCAGGTCGGCGAAGCCGGCGACATGGAAGACGACCTCCTTGATCTCGCGGTCGGCGACCGGCGAGCCGGCAGCCGCCTCTCGTGTCAGATCGAGGTGACTCCGGAGCTCGACGGGCTCATCGTCGACGTGCCTGGTGAGCAGGTCGTCTGA
- a CDS encoding ABC transporter ATP-binding protein yields the protein MTALTPVVGAGGSYTTDAKSRPKPSSVRQAFRRFWPYVRGERRLLLLAVLLLVLSAATETVAIWTFGAIVDNALTTGDLHGFWRPACLWVVMTAVGAFASFGGGVLTSVVTERFLLRLRDAVYAHLQQLSPDFFARHDTGDLVARVTSDVEMVEQLTASGTVETISSVVTAVFYGGAALVVSWHLALTSFLLAPLFVLAARVFSKRIKAVSRDERDYNGMITTAVQESLTNLTLVQAYNQQRTEQQRLHTHGAAWMRTRVREARVSGAYTPLVDITEVTALLLVVGGGIWEISQHQLTAGGVLAFTAYLGYLYPPLRRLGALTIMVNAATASSDRITELLDTRPMVVEHPHAHVLARSDGEISVDRVSYRYPGADRPALAELSFTVRRGQLVVITGASGAGKSTIAKLLLRFADPSSGSVRLDGFDLRGVTTESLREQVTLVLQQTQVFHGTVRDNIAYGRPSASDAQIVAAAIAADAHEFISALPDGYQTVLDSAGKRLSGGQRQRLAIARAIVRDAPVLVLDEPTAGLDAGAVQRVIEPLRRLAGGRTTILISHDLSLAPAAHRILMLEHGRLVESGRHEDLLDADGPYAKLYAQHRAEANPSPTSPRLPAGPPARPTAGVLQRPGRRPGTEPVRWRIQGRLFEPEEGPSPALETGRRGGG from the coding sequence GTGACCGCCCTGACTCCCGTGGTGGGCGCCGGCGGCAGCTACACCACCGACGCGAAAAGCCGGCCGAAACCGTCGTCGGTTCGGCAGGCATTTCGCCGGTTCTGGCCCTACGTCCGCGGCGAACGCCGTCTGCTCCTCCTGGCCGTTCTCCTGCTGGTGCTCAGCGCGGCCACGGAGACCGTGGCGATCTGGACCTTCGGCGCGATCGTCGACAACGCTCTCACCACCGGCGACCTCCACGGGTTCTGGCGTCCCGCTTGCCTCTGGGTTGTCATGACCGCGGTCGGGGCCTTCGCTTCGTTCGGGGGCGGCGTTCTGACTTCCGTGGTGACGGAACGGTTCCTGCTTCGCCTGCGCGACGCGGTGTACGCGCACCTGCAACAACTTTCCCCCGACTTCTTCGCGCGGCACGACACCGGTGATCTGGTCGCTCGCGTGACGAGCGATGTCGAAATGGTCGAACAGCTGACCGCGTCGGGGACGGTCGAAACCATCAGCTCGGTCGTGACCGCGGTGTTCTACGGCGGCGCCGCACTGGTCGTGTCGTGGCACCTGGCGCTCACCTCGTTCCTCCTCGCCCCGCTGTTCGTGCTGGCGGCCCGGGTGTTTTCGAAGAGGATCAAGGCAGTCTCCCGCGACGAGCGCGACTACAACGGCATGATCACCACGGCCGTTCAGGAAAGCCTGACCAACCTGACGCTGGTGCAGGCGTACAACCAGCAGCGGACCGAACAGCAGCGGTTGCACACGCACGGCGCCGCTTGGATGCGAACAAGGGTCCGCGAAGCCCGGGTGTCCGGAGCCTACACACCGTTGGTGGACATCACCGAGGTCACAGCGCTGCTCCTGGTGGTCGGCGGAGGGATCTGGGAAATCAGCCAGCACCAGCTGACCGCGGGTGGCGTGCTGGCCTTCACCGCGTACCTCGGTTACCTCTACCCGCCGCTGCGCCGGCTCGGCGCCCTGACGATCATGGTGAACGCGGCCACGGCGAGTTCCGACCGCATCACGGAGTTGCTGGACACGAGGCCGATGGTGGTCGAGCATCCGCACGCCCACGTGCTGGCCCGCTCCGATGGTGAGATCAGCGTGGACCGGGTCAGCTACCGCTATCCGGGTGCCGATCGGCCGGCGCTGGCCGAGCTGTCGTTCACGGTGCGCCGGGGCCAATTGGTGGTCATCACCGGGGCCAGCGGCGCCGGCAAGTCGACGATCGCCAAATTGCTGCTGCGCTTCGCCGACCCGTCGTCGGGCAGTGTTCGGCTCGACGGTTTCGACCTTCGTGGTGTCACTACCGAATCGTTGCGCGAACAAGTGACCCTGGTGCTGCAGCAGACCCAGGTCTTCCACGGCACCGTGCGCGACAACATCGCCTACGGACGGCCCTCGGCCTCGGACGCCCAGATCGTGGCCGCGGCGATCGCGGCGGACGCACACGAGTTCATCTCGGCCCTGCCGGACGGGTATCAGACCGTACTGGACAGCGCCGGCAAGCGGCTTTCCGGTGGGCAGCGGCAACGGCTGGCGATCGCCAGGGCCATCGTCCGCGACGCGCCGGTCCTGGTGCTGGACGAGCCCACCGCCGGGCTCGACGCGGGTGCCGTCCAGCGGGTGATCGAACCACTGCGCCGGCTGGCCGGCGGCAGGACGACGATCCTGATCAGCCACGATCTGTCCCTGGCTCCAGCCGCCCATCGCATCCTGATGCTGGAGCACGGTCGGCTGGTCGAATCCGGACGGCACGAGGATTTACTGGACGCCGACGGACCGTACGCCAAGCTGTACGCGCAGCATCGTGCTGAAGCGAACCCCTCCCCCACATCGCCACGGCTGCCGGCGGGCCCGCCGGCAAGACCGACGGCCGGTGTTCTCCAGCGGCCCGGCCGGCGCCCCGGGACCGAACCCGTCCGCTGGCGGATTCAGGGCCGGCTCTTCGAACCAGAGGAAGGCCCGTCGCCGGCGCTGGAAACCGGGCGCCGTGGTGGCGGGTGA